The proteins below are encoded in one region of Pelagibacterium flavum:
- a CDS encoding type II toxin-antitoxin system RatA family toxin translates to MQRHFERHVPHSAAQMLALVADVDTYPQFIPHCERMDVRRDVANPNDKFDARMHIRFGPISQSYTSRIVVDRSAMTLRAKAVDGLFSHLDSTWRFTEDGEGTAIAFDIDFKIANPLIRSVAEPAFAAKQEEIMDAFVAEARRRYGA, encoded by the coding sequence ATGCAAAGGCATTTCGAGCGGCATGTGCCGCATTCGGCCGCGCAAATGCTTGCGCTGGTGGCGGACGTCGATACTTATCCCCAGTTCATCCCCCACTGCGAGCGCATGGACGTTCGCCGTGATGTGGCGAATCCGAATGACAAGTTCGACGCCCGCATGCACATCCGCTTCGGCCCGATCAGCCAGTCCTATACCAGCCGGATCGTGGTTGATCGAAGCGCCATGACATTGCGGGCCAAAGCGGTCGATGGGCTGTTCAGCCATCTCGACAGCACCTGGCGCTTTACCGAGGACGGGGAGGGGACTGCCATTGCCTTCGACATCGACTTCAAGATCGCCAACCCGCTGATCCGCTCTGTCGCCGAACCGGCCTTCGCTGCCAAGCAGGAAGAGATCATGGATGCGTTTGTGGCAGAGGCGCGCCGCCGCTACGGCGCGTAA
- a CDS encoding pyruvate dehydrogenase complex E1 component subunit beta yields MPTDILMPALSPTMEEGTLAKWIVKEGDKVGPGDVLAEIETDKATMEVEAVDEGVIGKIFVAEGTEGVKVNTPIAALLGEGESADDVATPEIGSDEPKESEKPGPDTEVAEKSEPTTKAKDAPAAPQFKPQDDPDIPDDVEMVTITVREALRDAMAEEMRADKDVFVMGEEVAEYQGAYKVTQGLLQEFGAERVIDTPITEHGFAGLGVGAAFAGLKPIVEFMTWNFGMQAIDQIINSAAKQLYMSGGQVTAPMVFRGPNGVASRVGAQHSQDYSAWYSHVPGLTVIAPYTAADAKGLLKAAIRSPNPVVFLENELLYGTTGEVPKMDDFVLPIGKARVAREGKDVTIVSFSMGMRYATQATEKLVAAGVDVELIDLRTLRPLDIDTVIESVKKTGRVVTVEEGWPQGGIGSEISARLMERAFDYLDAPVTRVTGKDVPMPYAANLEKLALPSVDEVIAAVNAVTYRS; encoded by the coding sequence ATGCCAACCGATATTCTTATGCCCGCGCTCTCGCCCACCATGGAAGAGGGCACTCTTGCCAAATGGATCGTCAAGGAAGGCGACAAGGTCGGCCCCGGCGATGTCCTGGCCGAGATCGAAACCGACAAGGCCACGATGGAAGTCGAGGCCGTGGATGAAGGCGTGATCGGTAAGATCTTCGTCGCCGAGGGCACTGAGGGCGTAAAGGTCAACACCCCGATTGCCGCGCTGCTGGGCGAGGGCGAAAGCGCAGACGATGTCGCTACACCCGAAATCGGCTCCGACGAGCCAAAGGAATCCGAAAAGCCGGGCCCCGACACCGAGGTAGCGGAGAAGTCCGAGCCCACCACAAAGGCCAAGGACGCCCCTGCAGCACCGCAGTTCAAGCCGCAGGACGACCCCGATATCCCCGACGATGTCGAAATGGTCACCATCACCGTCCGTGAAGCGCTGCGCGACGCCATGGCAGAGGAAATGCGCGCCGACAAGGACGTCTTCGTCATGGGCGAGGAAGTGGCCGAATATCAGGGCGCCTATAAGGTCACCCAGGGGCTGCTGCAGGAATTTGGCGCCGAGCGTGTTATCGACACCCCGATCACCGAGCATGGCTTTGCCGGTCTTGGCGTTGGTGCGGCTTTTGCCGGCCTCAAGCCCATTGTCGAGTTCATGACCTGGAACTTCGGCATGCAGGCCATTGACCAGATCATCAATTCCGCCGCCAAGCAGCTCTATATGTCGGGCGGGCAGGTAACGGCCCCCATGGTGTTCCGCGGCCCCAATGGCGTCGCCTCGCGCGTTGGTGCCCAGCACAGCCAGGATTATTCCGCCTGGTACAGCCATGTACCCGGGCTTACGGTCATCGCGCCTTATACCGCTGCCGATGCCAAGGGTCTCCTGAAGGCTGCCATCCGCTCACCCAACCCGGTTGTCTTCCTCGAGAACGAGCTTCTCTACGGCACTACGGGTGAAGTCCCCAAGATGGACGATTTCGTCCTGCCCATCGGCAAGGCGCGCGTCGCGCGTGAAGGCAAGGATGTCACCATCGTGTCATTCTCCATGGGCATGCGTTACGCCACCCAGGCTACCGAAAAACTGGTCGCTGCGGGCGTCGATGTGGAACTGATTGACCTGCGCACCCTGCGCCCGCTCGACATCGATACGGTTATCGAATCGGTCAAAAAGACCGGACGCGTGGTGACCGTGGAAGAAGGCTGGCCGCAGGGCGGCATCGGTTCGGAAATCTCTGCCCGCCTCATGGAACGTGCCTTCGATTACCTCGACGCGCCCGTGACCCGCGTAACTGGCAAGGATGTTCCGATGCCCTATGCCGCTAACCTCGAAAAACTGGCGTTGCCCAGCGTTGACGAGGTCATCGCCGCGGTCAACGCCGTCACCTACCGCAGCTAA
- a CDS encoding SGNH/GDSL hydrolase family protein: MKTILAFGDSLTYGTDPIIMGKRHDYEDRWPSRLEAGLDGKARVIAEGLGGRTTVFDDFSSPSDRNGARVLPTLLSSHAPLDAVVIMLGTNDMKTYICGSALGAAMGMKRLVEIVRTHPWPQGASIPKVVLVSPPHCVDTEHRDLDPMFKTGVKESKLLSGHYKRIAAELECGFFDAATVARADPADGVHLDAGNTRAIGDALAPLVKDMLGL; this comes from the coding sequence ATGAAAACCATCCTCGCTTTCGGAGACAGCCTGACCTACGGCACCGATCCCATAATTATGGGCAAGCGCCACGACTATGAGGATCGGTGGCCAAGCAGGCTTGAGGCCGGGCTTGATGGCAAGGCACGTGTGATTGCGGAAGGGCTTGGCGGGCGGACCACCGTGTTCGACGACTTTTCGTCACCTTCTGATCGCAATGGCGCCCGTGTCCTGCCCACACTGCTCTCGAGTCATGCACCGCTTGATGCTGTGGTTATCATGCTCGGCACCAACGACATGAAGACCTATATCTGTGGCAGTGCTCTTGGTGCTGCAATGGGCATGAAACGGTTGGTGGAGATCGTCCGTACACATCCCTGGCCACAAGGCGCTTCGATTCCCAAAGTGGTGCTGGTGTCACCGCCACATTGCGTGGATACGGAGCATCGCGATCTGGACCCCATGTTCAAGACTGGCGTCAAGGAATCGAAATTGCTGTCCGGTCATTACAAGCGGATTGCGGCAGAACTGGAATGCGGGTTTTTCGATGCTGCCACTGTCGCGCGGGCCGACCCGGCCGACGGTGTCCATCTCGATGCGGGAAACACCCGCGCAATAGGCGACGCCCTGGCGCCGCTCGTCAAAGACATGCTTGGGCTTTAG
- the lipA gene encoding lipoyl synthase — MVTLLDTVGTKSPRHPEKAKRPDTEMLRKPDWIRVKAPGSAVYRETRQIVRENNLVTVCEEAGCPNIGECWSKKHATMMIMGEICTRACAFCNVRTGLPTALDPHEPENVAKAVEKLGLEHVVITSVDRDDLADGGARHFADVILAIRARNPKTTIEILTPDFLRKDGALEIVVAAKPDVFNHNLETVPSKYLKVRPGARYFHSIRLLQRVKELDPQMFTKSGIMVGLGEERNEVLQLMDDLRIADVDFLTIGQYLQPTRKHHKVERFVTPEEFKSFATVAKTKGFLLVSSSPLTRSSHHAGEDFAALRKARQEKLGLA, encoded by the coding sequence ATGGTCACTCTCCTCGATACCGTAGGCACCAAGTCACCAAGACACCCTGAAAAGGCAAAGCGTCCCGACACCGAGATGCTACGCAAGCCTGATTGGATCCGCGTCAAGGCACCCGGTTCCGCCGTTTACCGCGAAACTCGGCAGATCGTGCGCGAGAACAATCTCGTCACCGTTTGCGAGGAAGCCGGCTGCCCCAACATTGGCGAGTGCTGGAGCAAGAAGCACGCCACCATGATGATCATGGGCGAAATCTGCACCCGCGCCTGCGCCTTCTGCAATGTGCGCACCGGCCTGCCGACCGCGCTCGATCCCCATGAACCCGAGAACGTCGCCAAGGCCGTTGAAAAACTCGGTCTTGAGCACGTGGTCATCACTTCGGTCGATCGCGACGACCTCGCCGACGGCGGAGCCCGGCACTTTGCCGACGTGATCCTTGCCATCCGGGCCCGCAATCCCAAGACGACCATTGAAATTCTGACGCCGGATTTCCTGCGCAAGGATGGCGCCCTTGAGATCGTCGTCGCCGCAAAGCCCGACGTCTTCAACCACAATCTCGAAACCGTGCCGTCCAAATATCTGAAGGTCCGCCCCGGCGCTCGCTATTTTCACTCGATCCGGCTGTTGCAGCGGGTCAAGGAACTCGATCCGCAGATGTTCACCAAGTCGGGCATCATGGTGGGGCTCGGCGAAGAGCGTAACGAAGTGCTCCAGCTCATGGACGATTTGCGCATCGCCGACGTCGATTTCCTGACTATCGGCCAGTACCTCCAGCCGACTCGCAAGCACCACAAGGTCGAACGGTTCGTGACACCCGAGGAATTCAAATCCTTTGCCACGGTCGCCAAGACCAAGGGATTCCTTCTGGTATCGTCCAGCCCGCTCACCCGCTCCTCGCACCACGCGGGCGAGGATTTCGCGGCCCTGCGCAAGGCGCGGCAGGAAAAACTCGGACTGGCGTGA
- the pdhA gene encoding pyruvate dehydrogenase (acetyl-transferring) E1 component subunit alpha — MHPASRRAPKGLWQRLSSFRRYRMARKATAAKAKSNAPEFTKDEELHAFREMLLIRRFEEKAGQMYGMGLIGGFCHLYIGQEAVVTGITMASKKGEDAQITGYRDHGHMLVMGLDPKGVMAELTGRKGGLSKGKGGSMHMFSNEHRFYGGNGIVGAQASLGTGLAFASKYRGDGSVSITYFGDGAANQGQVYESFNMAKLWKLPVVYVIENNKYAMGTSVERSASTTDLSQRGVSFGIQGEQVDGMDVRMVKEAAERAIEHARSGKGPYILEMLTYRYRGHSMSDPAKYRSKDEVTTMRSERDPIEQVRKRILEQKFASEDELKDIEKDIRAIVTEAADFATNDPEPDPSELYTDITV, encoded by the coding sequence ATGCATCCAGCATCCCGCCGTGCCCCAAAAGGGTTGTGGCAGCGATTAAGTTCTTTCCGGAGATATCGCATGGCGCGTAAAGCGACGGCCGCCAAGGCCAAATCCAATGCCCCCGAATTCACAAAGGACGAGGAACTCCACGCTTTCCGCGAAATGCTACTCATCCGGCGCTTTGAAGAAAAAGCCGGGCAGATGTATGGCATGGGGCTGATCGGCGGGTTCTGTCACCTTTATATCGGTCAGGAAGCCGTCGTTACCGGCATCACCATGGCGTCGAAAAAAGGCGAAGACGCCCAGATCACCGGCTATCGCGACCACGGCCACATGCTCGTCATGGGTCTGGACCCCAAGGGCGTCATGGCCGAGTTGACCGGCCGCAAGGGCGGGCTGTCCAAAGGCAAGGGCGGCTCGATGCACATGTTCTCGAACGAGCACCGTTTTTACGGCGGAAACGGCATCGTGGGCGCCCAGGCATCGCTGGGCACGGGCCTCGCCTTCGCCTCGAAATACCGCGGCGACGGATCGGTCTCGATCACCTATTTCGGTGATGGCGCTGCCAATCAGGGCCAGGTCTATGAGAGCTTCAACATGGCCAAGCTCTGGAAGCTGCCCGTTGTCTATGTGATCGAGAATAACAAATACGCCATGGGCACCTCGGTCGAGCGCTCCGCCTCGACCACCGACCTTTCACAGCGCGGTGTTTCCTTCGGTATCCAGGGCGAGCAGGTGGACGGCATGGACGTTCGCATGGTCAAGGAAGCCGCAGAGCGGGCCATTGAGCACGCGCGGTCGGGTAAAGGTCCCTACATTCTTGAAATGCTGACCTACCGCTATCGCGGTCACTCCATGTCCGATCCGGCAAAGTACCGCTCCAAGGACGAAGTGACCACCATGCGGTCCGAGCGTGATCCGATCGAGCAGGTCAGAAAGCGCATTCTCGAACAGAAATTTGCCAGCGAGGACGAGCTCAAGGATATCGAAAAGGATATTCGTGCCATCGTCACCGAAGCTGCCGATTTTGCCACCAACGATCCCGAGCCCGATCCGTCCGAGCTCTATACCGACATTACCGTATAA
- a CDS encoding CinA family protein codes for MMLDNETLALAKKVNDRLILAGHMMVTAESCTGGLIAGAITSVSGSSAMLYGGFVTYSNKAKTAMIDVPEPLIDKHGAVSEPVAQAMAKGALHRAGVDLAISVTGIAGPGGGSDEKPIGLVHFGLATRERAIHREERFGDLGRDMVRQATVRVALEMILEAYAP; via the coding sequence ATGATGCTCGACAACGAGACATTGGCGCTGGCGAAAAAAGTCAATGACCGGCTGATCCTGGCCGGTCATATGATGGTGACCGCGGAGAGCTGCACGGGCGGGCTGATCGCAGGCGCGATCACCTCAGTATCGGGTTCCTCCGCCATGCTCTATGGCGGGTTTGTCACCTATTCCAACAAAGCCAAGACCGCGATGATCGATGTGCCTGAACCGTTGATCGACAAGCACGGTGCCGTTTCCGAGCCGGTGGCGCAAGCCATGGCCAAAGGAGCGTTGCACAGAGCCGGAGTGGATTTGGCGATTTCGGTGACCGGAATTGCCGGACCGGGCGGCGGGTCGGATGAAAAGCCGATCGGGCTGGTGCATTTCGGGCTGGCGACGCGGGAAAGGGCGATTCATCGCGAAGAGCGGTTCGGCGATCTTGGCCGCGACATGGTGCGACAGGCGACGGTACGCGTGGCGCTGGAGATGATCCTTGAGGCTTACGCGCCGTAG
- a CDS encoding pyruvate dehydrogenase complex dihydrolipoamide acetyltransferase, with translation MPINITMPALSPTMEEGTLAKWHVKEGDSVSSGDVIAEIETDKATMEVEAVDEGTIGKILVSEGSENVKVNAVIAVLLEEGESTSDIGDAAPAPQTKAPKEEPKAEESKADQKPKDEPKVPSSSADAKPTPEPLPAPKSDGKRVFASPLARRLAKDAGIDLSAVSGSGPKGRVVKADIEKAKKDGVSAKPAAAPAAGAPLAAGMGKNQVLAMYEEGNYDIVPNDGMRKTVAARLTESKQTVPHFYLTLDCNIDALMKAREEINAAAPKDKDGKPGYKLSVNDFVMKAWAIALQQVPQANATWAGDSILYHHRSDVAVAVAVPGGLFTPVVKSCDTKSLRQISEEVKDLATRARSKKLAPHEYQGGASSVSNLGMYGIKHFGAVINPPHGTILAVGAGEERVYAEKGQIKTGSFMTVTLSCDHRAVDGALGAELLAAFKKLIETPVMMLA, from the coding sequence ATGCCTATCAACATCACGATGCCCGCCCTGTCGCCCACCATGGAAGAGGGCACGCTGGCCAAATGGCACGTCAAGGAAGGCGACAGCGTCTCTTCCGGTGACGTGATCGCCGAGATCGAGACCGACAAGGCGACCATGGAAGTGGAAGCCGTCGATGAAGGTACGATCGGCAAGATCCTGGTTTCCGAAGGCAGTGAGAACGTCAAGGTCAATGCCGTGATCGCAGTCCTGCTCGAAGAGGGCGAAAGCACCTCCGATATCGGCGACGCGGCCCCCGCACCCCAGACCAAGGCACCAAAAGAGGAGCCGAAGGCCGAGGAGTCCAAGGCCGATCAAAAGCCGAAGGACGAGCCAAAGGTGCCGTCATCGAGTGCCGATGCCAAGCCCACGCCCGAACCGCTTCCCGCGCCCAAGTCTGACGGCAAGCGCGTGTTCGCCTCGCCACTGGCCCGCCGTCTCGCCAAGGACGCCGGCATCGATCTCTCCGCTGTTTCCGGCTCGGGTCCCAAGGGGCGCGTGGTCAAGGCCGACATCGAGAAGGCCAAAAAGGATGGCGTTTCCGCCAAGCCCGCCGCTGCGCCCGCCGCCGGTGCTCCGCTGGCCGCCGGCATGGGCAAGAACCAGGTTCTCGCCATGTACGAGGAGGGCAATTACGACATCGTGCCCAATGACGGCATGCGCAAGACCGTTGCCGCCCGCCTCACCGAATCCAAGCAGACCGTGCCGCATTTCTATCTCACGCTCGATTGCAATATCGATGCGCTTATGAAGGCGCGCGAGGAAATCAACGCGGCTGCCCCAAAGGACAAGGACGGCAAGCCCGGATACAAACTCTCGGTGAATGACTTTGTCATGAAGGCCTGGGCCATAGCGCTCCAGCAGGTTCCTCAGGCCAACGCGACTTGGGCCGGGGATTCAATACTCTATCATCATCGCTCGGACGTCGCCGTCGCGGTCGCGGTGCCCGGTGGGCTGTTCACGCCGGTCGTCAAATCCTGCGACACCAAGAGCCTTCGGCAGATTTCCGAAGAGGTCAAAGATCTGGCCACCCGTGCGCGCTCAAAAAAGCTCGCTCCCCATGAATATCAGGGCGGCGCGTCCTCGGTCTCCAATCTGGGCATGTACGGCATCAAGCATTTCGGCGCCGTCATCAACCCGCCGCACGGCACCATACTTGCCGTGGGTGCAGGCGAAGAGCGCGTCTATGCGGAAAAGGGACAGATCAAGACGGGCAGCTTCATGACCGTAACGTTGTCTTGCGATCACCGGGCCGTTGATGGCGCGCTGGGTGCCGAACTGCTTGCCGCGTTCAAGAAGCTGATCGAAACGCCTGTGATGATGCTGGCCTGA
- a CDS encoding bifunctional 2-C-methyl-D-erythritol 4-phosphate cytidylyltransferase/2-C-methyl-D-erythritol 2,4-cyclodiphosphate synthase, which translates to MSEDKTIVALVVAAGRGERAGNVGLPKQYRSVAGEPLLTRTLKALLAVKAIDRVVPVIGDGQEDMFAALGINDARLSAPVIGGETRQVSVLKGLQALASDPPDIVLIHDGARPFVEAELIGNVIGALADADGALPVTLVTDTIKRSLDGKTVGGTEDRTQLFAAQTPQGFHFSAIYNAHRRAIEMSDGFTDDAAIAEWAGLSVALAQGNTRNIKITLPGDFERAERMMTEGQAMETRVGSGYDVHAFADGDAVVLGNISIPHRARLKGHSDADVVLHALADAIYGALADGDIGKHFPPSEMEWKDADSSIFLEHAAGLVRQRGGRLVHMDATIICEYPKIRPHVEAMRARIGEIAGVSVDRVAVKATTSERLGFTGRGEGIAAQAVATIELPRS; encoded by the coding sequence ATGAGTGAAGACAAAACAATCGTTGCGCTGGTCGTCGCGGCGGGTCGCGGAGAGCGAGCGGGCAATGTAGGACTGCCCAAGCAGTACCGATCGGTGGCCGGTGAGCCGTTGCTGACAAGGACGCTCAAGGCGTTGCTTGCCGTAAAGGCTATCGATCGGGTGGTGCCGGTGATCGGCGACGGACAGGAAGACATGTTTGCCGCTCTGGGGATCAACGACGCGCGGCTCTCGGCTCCGGTCATCGGCGGTGAAACGCGGCAGGTGTCCGTATTGAAAGGCCTGCAAGCGCTGGCGAGCGACCCTCCCGATATCGTGCTCATCCACGATGGTGCCCGCCCCTTCGTCGAGGCCGAGCTGATCGGCAATGTCATTGGGGCCCTGGCCGACGCCGATGGCGCGTTGCCGGTGACACTGGTGACCGACACAATCAAACGCTCGCTGGACGGGAAAACGGTGGGCGGCACGGAAGATCGGACGCAGCTTTTTGCAGCCCAGACCCCGCAGGGGTTTCATTTCAGCGCCATCTATAATGCCCACAGGCGTGCCATCGAAATGAGCGATGGATTTACAGATGATGCAGCGATCGCCGAATGGGCCGGCTTGAGCGTTGCGCTTGCACAAGGCAATACGCGCAACATCAAGATAACGCTGCCGGGCGATTTCGAACGGGCCGAGCGCATGATGACTGAAGGACAGGCGATGGAAACACGGGTCGGGTCTGGCTATGACGTGCATGCGTTCGCCGACGGCGATGCGGTTGTTCTGGGCAACATTTCAATTCCGCACAGGGCAAGACTCAAGGGACACTCGGACGCCGATGTGGTGCTGCACGCCCTTGCGGATGCCATTTACGGCGCGCTGGCCGATGGAGATATCGGCAAGCACTTCCCGCCCAGCGAAATGGAATGGAAGGACGCAGACTCTTCGATTTTCCTCGAACATGCGGCAGGACTGGTGCGCCAGCGTGGCGGGCGACTGGTGCATATGGATGCGACCATCATCTGCGAATATCCCAAGATCAGGCCGCATGTGGAGGCCATGCGGGCGCGGATCGGGGAAATCGCGGGGGTCAGCGTGGATCGGGTTGCGGTCAAGGCAACGACCTCGGAACGGCTGGGCTTTACCGGCCGTGGAGAAGGCATTGCGGCGCAGGCCGTTGCCACAATCGAGCTGCCGCGGAGCTAG
- a CDS encoding FtsB family cell division protein: MPTRVKRPSILVKLGITASLLAFQGYLGYHVVTGTFGIESQREMLEEIKVLEARRAALETEIESYEHRIALFDPRRLDPDILTERARALLGLVHPDDIIIVPDDQS; this comes from the coding sequence ATGCCAACCCGCGTCAAACGTCCCTCCATTCTCGTCAAGCTCGGCATCACCGCGAGCTTGCTCGCGTTTCAGGGATATCTGGGCTACCATGTCGTGACAGGAACATTCGGCATTGAGAGCCAGCGCGAAATGCTGGAAGAAATCAAGGTATTGGAGGCCCGCCGGGCGGCTCTTGAAACCGAGATCGAATCCTACGAGCACCGGATCGCCCTGTTCGACCCTCGCCGGCTCGATCCGGACATCCTCACAGAGCGGGCTCGCGCGCTCCTCGGACTGGTCCACCCTGACGACATCATCATCGTCCCCGACGATCAAAGTTAA
- the lpdA gene encoding dihydrolipoyl dehydrogenase gives MADQYDIIVIGAGPGGYVAAIRASQLGLKAAIVEREHMAGICSNWGCIPTKALLRSAEIYGHMDHAKDYGLTADKFGFDIEAIVKRSRGIAGRMNDGVQFLMKKNKVDIIWGEATITKPGEIKVEATKKKAVEPQHPKPKTTLGEGTYKAKNIIVATGARPRVLPGIEPDGDKIWTYFEALKPAKMPKSVAVMGSGAIGIEFASFYRSLGADVTVIELLPQIMPVEDAEIAGLARKRFEKRGISILTDAKVSKVDKSKDGITAHVELKNGDKKEIKADVLISAVGVQANSENLGLEKAGVKIDRGVIVVDGHGRTNVDGIWAIGDVAGPPMLAHKAEHEAVLAVETIAGKKVHGLDKSKIPGCTYCEPQVASVGLTEAKAKEAGREIRVGRFPFVGNGKAIALGEPDGLVKTIFDKKTGELLGAHMVGAEVTELIQGFVVAMNLETTEEELIHTIFPHPTLSETMKESVLDAYGQALNI, from the coding sequence ATGGCAGATCAATACGATATCATCGTGATCGGTGCCGGCCCCGGCGGCTATGTCGCAGCCATCCGCGCGTCCCAGCTGGGCCTGAAGGCCGCAATCGTGGAGCGTGAGCACATGGCGGGCATCTGCTCGAACTGGGGCTGTATCCCGACCAAGGCGCTGCTGCGCTCGGCCGAAATCTACGGGCACATGGACCACGCGAAGGATTACGGACTGACTGCCGATAAGTTCGGGTTCGATATCGAGGCCATCGTCAAGCGCTCACGCGGCATTGCCGGCCGCATGAATGACGGCGTCCAGTTCCTGATGAAAAAGAACAAGGTCGATATCATCTGGGGTGAGGCTACCATCACCAAGCCCGGTGAAATCAAGGTCGAGGCGACCAAAAAGAAGGCAGTCGAACCTCAGCATCCAAAGCCGAAGACAACACTGGGCGAGGGGACCTACAAGGCCAAGAACATTATCGTCGCCACCGGTGCCCGCCCACGCGTCCTGCCCGGCATCGAACCGGACGGCGATAAGATCTGGACCTATTTCGAGGCCCTCAAACCTGCCAAAATGCCCAAATCGGTGGCCGTGATGGGCTCGGGCGCCATCGGGATCGAGTTTGCATCCTTCTATCGTTCGCTCGGCGCCGACGTGACCGTCATCGAACTTCTGCCGCAGATCATGCCGGTCGAAGACGCTGAAATTGCCGGCCTGGCCCGCAAACGCTTTGAAAAGCGCGGTATCTCGATCCTGACCGATGCCAAGGTTTCCAAGGTCGACAAGAGCAAGGACGGCATCACCGCTCATGTGGAACTCAAGAACGGCGACAAGAAAGAAATCAAGGCTGACGTTTTGATTTCCGCGGTTGGCGTTCAGGCCAATTCGGAAAATCTGGGGCTGGAAAAGGCCGGTGTCAAGATCGACCGCGGCGTCATTGTCGTTGATGGCCATGGGCGCACCAATGTCGATGGCATCTGGGCCATCGGCGACGTCGCCGGCCCACCCATGCTGGCCCACAAGGCCGAGCACGAGGCGGTGCTCGCCGTTGAAACCATAGCCGGCAAGAAGGTGCATGGCCTGGACAAGTCCAAAATCCCCGGCTGCACCTATTGCGAACCGCAGGTGGCCAGCGTCGGGCTGACCGAAGCCAAGGCCAAGGAAGCCGGGCGGGAGATCCGCGTCGGCCGCTTCCCCTTCGTGGGCAATGGCAAGGCCATCGCACTCGGTGAACCGGACGGTCTGGTCAAGACCATCTTCGACAAAAAGACCGGTGAACTGCTCGGCGCGCACATGGTCGGCGCCGAAGTGACCGAGCTGATCCAGGGCTTTGTGGTGGCAATGAACCTCGAAACCACCGAGGAAGAGCTGATACACACCATCTTCCCGCACCCGACCCTGTCGGAAACGATGAAGGAAAGCGTGCTTGACGCATACGGTCAGGCACTCAACATATGA